The Nitrospirota bacterium nucleotide sequence TCACCTCTGAGAGCGCTACCTTTTTCATTCTGTTTCTCCTATGGCTTCAAGCCACGAAGCGGCTTGAGACTTCGGCACGATGGCCAGGATTTCAACGGCTCCTTCCGCGACATCATAGAACACCCGGATATCCCCCGCCTGTGAGCGATACTGGGGACGCCTCACGCCTCTGAGACGTTTGATTCGACTTTTGCTTGTCTTGCTCGGCTCAT carries:
- a CDS encoding type II toxin-antitoxin system RelE/ParE family toxin gives rise to the protein MRYEIILAPEAAEDLGKLKAYVRATVRDAVEKYLRHEPSKTSKSRIKRLRGVRRPQYRSQAGDIRVFYDVAEGAVEILAIVPKSQAASWLEAIGETE